Genomic DNA from Xyrauchen texanus isolate HMW12.3.18 chromosome 28, RBS_HiC_50CHRs, whole genome shotgun sequence:
attcagaacacatgctgtaaaatataatttgtaacatattctgttagattactcaaagaaaaaaatctgccagtacagttagacaaaatacacgttaaaaatacattctctgaaaaaatactaaatatcttacagcagtgttgcttctaaaacaagatcaagaaaatgtatcttgttttaaggattacatttgttttttacagaaacACAATACAACATTTCTGATCAAGAATAAGATGTTTGCCCTAGTTTGTACTAATATTGctagagaatattttttttatttaacagattttcttgattaaaataatttttatgcctgttaaaatgtgcatgcaaaatggctagaaatagcattttagcctaGCATAAACCTAAATGTTCATATGATAATTTGCACAAGGTTTATTTGTTTCTGCTGCTCTAAACTTACttatctgtctgctcgtatgaatgtaacacatcataagaaaatgtttcaccgctgttcaaatgcactttagatcatataatttatatggataaatgttttccatctgaaaggactaaatattaaaatgtaacaaatgaaaataaaatgcaaagaaatctcttttgttatcaaaatatgtttttaatgtaactattctaattaccaaaaattaaaattgtaattgtagtTGAATAGTTACTTAAATTTTGTATTCTAAATACATAATcctattacatgtattctgttactccccaaccctgcacatcaaaaaaatctgaaaaagccTTTTAAGGTGTTAACATGACGATACACATAGTAggtttattaagcataattggtgcaTAGCCGGTGTATGTAAGTGTACAcatacttttaaataaaagtagCAGTGATAGCCCATTTTACATCACAGTAATAGTGTTTATTTCCATAACTATTAATATGGGGAGAGGTTTCAAAGGCAAAATTCTTGACCTCATGTTAGGTAGAAGGTAAGGTTGGTGTTTGTGAGCATCATTTCTACTAACTTATGACTGTACAACTTTGTTTCTAGCAGAGAATAATGCATACTTGCATAATAACGATATTTAAGAAGAAAAGTGCACTCTTCAAAAAACATAAGGATTTATTAttcacaatgaaaatgaaaagaaagtatttttttccagAGACAACTGTTCATGTTCCTGAGGAGCGAGAGATCACAGTATGTTTGTCTTGGCAATGGGGTTTGTGCGATTGAGGGGCTGCCCTCTCCCCTCCCTATAACTGACTCAAAGAATTACAATTTGcaaatgtacaaaaaataaaGAACTGTAACAATATAATAGAAAAAGGCATTAAATTACACATTTGATCAAACATAGGAGGCCTTGGCCAGATTAATTTTAGgcacagttaaaaaaataaaacctggttgtaaaaaaacaaatgaatatttcCTGGCATTAATTCGTTATTCAGTAGTAACTTAACTCACAGTGCCCTGTAAAATATATTCCTACAATATCTTTACAATTAGAAACAATGAGAAATATTTAGCACTGAATGTAAATAGCTCTGGTTTAAAATGATTGAAGGTTCctgataaaaaacaaatatattaatcaaaGTGAGGGTTCTTTAGTAGATTTCAGTGCTTTAACAGCGTAACCTCACTATCAGTTTTATTAAAATGAACGAATGTCTTCAACAAAAGACAGCCATTACATATAAACAAGTACACATAAACTTGTGCTACACTAAAATGGATAATTGCCTACAATAAATGCAATTAGCAATATGCAACTTTTGAGATTATAAAATTCTTTGTAAATGCAGCGCTGCAGTTatataaaactaaaaaaataaggAATTTAAGAGCATATTCAAGCAACTCATTTGatggcaaaaaaataattaaaatgtaattggcGAACATGACAGAAATATCTCCCTTTAAGCAATGTTATGTACACACTTGTAAAATCATCCACAGTATTATCTAAATTCATGCACAGCAACAGCCCAACTCTAAACATGTTTAACcaaaatgaaagcaaaaaaaaaagatgttttatGGCATCGATGTTTTTCATTTATGTGGTATTGGCacaaaaacaacaatgtaaaAAACTGACAAACTGCAAGAAAATAATAATTGGGTAAATACCTGTATATTGTGGGTCACGTTATctcaaatataaaataatcaacattatgttaaACATGTCTTTCTCTTGCTAACACAAAGCAATACGAAACACCGTCAGAAAGAAAAATATCTCGAGCAAAAATTCTGTGAGATCAATGTTACTCCTTGGAGACACTGACAGATAAAGTTGACTGATCCTCTACCCTAGAATAACTCTTTGATGCTGATATTGCATGTCCAAAACTGGTGTAACGTAAAGGATACTTGTTCCATAAATCAAGCTCAGAACATAGCTGCCCAGAAAATTACATTCAGAGATATTATGATTTTCTTTATATTAAAATGACTGGTGATTCCACCTGGACAGTCACAAACTAAGGATTTtcttgattaaacattttattgaattaCCAAATGCAACCTAATATCTAATCTGCATCCGATCTGCACTACGTAATGAACATGTAGGATTCCAACAGTTCACTACATCATTTTCCTGTAGACAAAGGAAGAGCTTGAACCGCAATACAAACTGTGCAAATGAGTAAACCAATAAAAACCTTGAAAGAAATCTAAAATGAAGTGAAGCGTTAAATTCTGCATCTCAGTGgaataatcatattttaaatctGTTATAAATATAGTAACCAAATTTATAAGTGTTAAAATGCATAACACAGAAAGTAGAAGTACTTTTCAGTAGATGTGGAATTCCCATATGTACTGTTAGCTTAACTTCTGATTATAATTTACCCCCAAACAATTCAAATgcaatacattaaaaaacaatacTTTGAAGTGGATGCATATGGAACTATTCCACAAAACACTCCTCGGTTTTGATGGGTGTTATCAACGCCCCACCACTGGATGAATCCGAACCTTCATCTTTGGCCAGGTTGTCACTGTTCAGCCCAATGACTCCCATTCCTATCGCTGCCCCACCTGTGAGTGCCGCCTGGTTGAAGCACAGGTGTTTGATTACCTCACTGGGGCTGGAGAAGGTCATTTCGCACACATTGCATTTGTAAGGTCTCCCTGATGATCCAAGAAACAGTGCCTCCATCTGGCTGGAGTCATCAGCTGCACACAGCTCCATGCTCTGTCGGTCCACCATGGTGTACGCTGGCTCTGAGCCCTGATTCATGCAAACGTGTCGCGCCGCCTGGTTGGCACGACAGAAGCTTTTGCCACAGGCGCTACAGCGGTAGGGCTTGCCTGTGTGGATATACATGTGCTCTCTCCAGTGGCTCTTCTGAATGAACTTGCGCCCACAAGTGGAGCACTCATATTTCCTTCGCTTCACTTCCCTCTCCATGTCTGCTGCACCCTCCAAGTTGTCGATGTCAGCAATATCGGACGGAGGAGGCGTGTCCGCCTGTGACTGCATTGTATACAGGCTGACTGCCATTGTTGTAGGGACGGGCATTGCAGTTTCAGCATGTTGCGAGTCTTTAGAGTATAGAGGCTGCTCGCTATCGCCAGCAATGTCCACGATGACAGGGGTGGCTGCAGCGGCTTCACCGCCTCTAAAAACTTCCTCCACCTCTGGTGTTGCAGCACCTCCAGTAGCCATGGGGGAAGCTGCACCGCCTGGCTCTAACACCAGAGGGAGCATCGCCTGAGTGTGTAAGAGCAGGTGTTCTCGTAAGGCTCCTCGCTGGGGAAAGCGGACGCTGCAAACATGGCACGTGTAATGCTTTCTCATAGAAAAACTTCTTCTCATTATACTGGGCTTCACATGTAGAATTGTGTTGGTGTTCAAGGAGCAAGTTGGGGCCTCACCTGCAGATGTTTCCATCTCAGTGCTTTCTTTCAGAAACTGACTTGTGCTTGCAGATGCCTCTACCTCCGTTTCTGACAGGGTGTGTCTGTACCTAGACCCAGGCCTTGTCAGTGAGGTAGCAGCTTTATTTGTGTTGACTGACTTCCCATCGAGCAAACCGCTACCTTCCAAGTCAAATGGGGAAAACAAATGCGTTCTTGCTGGGTTTGCGATCGAGGCCTGTTGGTCTGATATCTGAATGCCATAAAGAGAGGAGGAGAGGGGAAGGCTGACCTCAGGGTGAGAGAAAGCTGAATGGCTGGTTAGACTGGCCTCCTGAATGAGAGGGTAGGCGTGGAGAAACTTCACACCCTGCTCCAGACGAGCCGGATCTATAAGCTGTGTTGCTAGTTTGCCAGTATACATTAGATTGAGGAGGTAGCTGAAGATGTCTGGCTGAATGTCTCCAGGCTTCAAGCGAACACAGTCACTGGAGGAAaggacaaagaaaaaaatattcaaacattggAGAAAACTTTGTGCTTTAATGCTTGTTTTTAGCAttaattaaagtgatagttcaccctcaaaaaattattattctctcatttattcacccttatgcagtctcaaacttgtatgacttactttcttctgtgaaatccAAAGATTTTTGAAggatatgtgatgtgtgtgtttatccatacaatacaagtcaatggggtccaaaaccttcaagctccaaaaaggacattaaggcagcataaaggtaatatcGATacaatcaattttgggtgagaaacagaccaagatgcaactcctttttcactataagtcttgcgcatgcatcaagcatgaggaagtgtaatcaagcttcaaatcatgatcgtaCCAAGGAGACTTGAGATGTCAAGCTTTATAGGAAAAAGGAGTTTTGGTCGGTTTCTCAGTCGAAACTGAATGTagacatcgcttcagaagacatggattaaaccacttgagtcatatgcatttcctttatgtcctttttggagcttgacattttTGGACcccattaacttgtattgtatggacaaactgataTCATATATCctccaaaaaatctttgtttgtattctatATACGGTTAGGAACCAAGAACCGGTTCTTTTCCAATACtggttccattctttaaaaaaatatcggAATCATATGATCTTCATGACTTTCGGTTCTGTTGCAATTTTCCACCGATGCAGCATAAACACCTTACTAAAATACTCAGACAGAGTTTCTTTTCTGCAGCAACGCTGCCATCTGCTGACTCAGTATAAAACACTGAATTTTCTATTCCAGTGTATTTTGATTTGTGTCTTATGAGAAAgctcatttgaatctacagcacaaaacatacagcgcttCTGTTATTGCCCAGTATAGAAGTAATCCTTTACTTACGcacaagttatgaatgtccatcTCATAATGAATGAGAACTGTTGAAATCTCACAAGCCTGAAGTCACTGGAACTGTTACTATAATGTCATGTTAATTTAGACCTGTGAGACTTTAATaaagcagtgcagttactgactgaTTGTTCATATGTCAATGTGTAATAAAAGATacatgagttttgttgtaataagaattttataaagatataaattaataaataaaatatgccatCACATTCCTTGTTTGTTAAGATTTGTTTATTCAAAATATCTATTattggattgtatttatgtctctaAAAACAAATCTTTTACAAGTATGCATTGCCTTCTGATTtgttatttctgctctgtagcagagggtagtaaatacaataagaattgcatttctcatttccaaataattatttagaaaaagTACTACAAGAATTGTTACTGGAACCGTTAAGAGGAATCAAAACCAGAACCATTAAATTCTTTGTGATTCCCATCACTAGTCcaatagaagaaagtcataagagtctgagatgacataagggtgaatagatgatgagagaattatcatttctgGATGAACCATTTCTTTTAGTACAAACCTTATTATATACCTGAGCGATGAGTTGTGCCTAATCcattgagaaaaacaaaacacatttgattGCAATTTAAAGGGGCACCAAGTGAATTTTTTGCACATTGCTAATTTTTTAAACGGAAAGaaattgtaattttgtttaatttattcatGAGCGCATGTTGAGATCATATTACCAGCCAAATATTACTCGCTTTATctcaataataaaacaattatggcTGACTGCAAATAGCGCATTTTTACAATGTCTAATTGTTTTCAGTCTGTAAATGTACATCTAAACCGCTAGGTGTCTGCGCaacataaatgcaaatattaCTGAGTGAAttgtttttagtaaaaaaataaaataaaatttagacAAACTAGATGtttaaaaacaaaggaaaaatgtATGTTTGGTGTGTAAAAACAAGGTGTGGACCATGTTacctatttttttaataaaaaaataaaataaaaaaagtttagacACAAAATGGTTGTTTAAAAACAAAGGATAAATGTTTGTTTGGTGTGTAAAAACTAGGTGTGGACCATGTTACCTGTCCTGGTGTATAAATAGCATTCTAAAGTAGTTCGAGAATGCGGCCAGTACGGCCTTGTGTGCTTTGAAAAAGACGTCACCGATGGCCACCGTGCAGTCACACAGGAAGCCAAACTCCCTCTGCGCATTGAGCTGCTGCAGAAGGATAAGACCATGATTGGCCAGCTCCATATTTCCACCTACACAAAAAGGGCCAGAGATGAGAGTCAACTTCCTGTCTACTACAGACCACAATGCACcacaagaaaagaaagaaaaaaaaagcaaaagacgACCTTTAAGTTTGTATGTCTTTTGCCATGGAATTCATCagtgaaaaaaatactttaatacaACTATcaccaaaaaacatttatttatttatttgtattgccaTATCAGCATCActggctattttcatggcaagatcAAGGTAGTTTTAAAAggtaatatacacaatatagtataTAAAACAGTAATATACACAATGAACATTATATAAGACCAATCAATTCAATATTTGGTccaaaaaaaaagtcagatttaGATTTTCTTTACTAAACATGAAtgaaatattgagtaagctaACACTTAAATTTAACTCTTTGGCTGAGCTTAAAATTAACAAGTAATCTCAACTTAAATACTTCAAGGAGAGAAAACATAGCTCAAAATAGTACACTAATATAATGAATGTTACAATGCTGAATGCATGCTATTGCTAACACTGTGCTTTGATTAGCATAACGATTGCTCAGTGAGGAAAGCAATATAGAAAAATATTATCTTGTACCTGTCCTCAAACAAAGCTCAAGCTCTAcaattcaccataatggtaaacccaaaactccaacataacagaaactcttcttgaaggattagttcacccaaacattaaaattcagtcattgtttactcaccccaccCCTGTGTTATAACCCTAtaagactttctttttcttaacacaaatgaagaaattgtgaaaaaactaTGTGCTAAGTGATGTAATACTGTTTATGGTGActacatcttcaagcttcaaaagaacaaaaaagtataattcagaagtgtaataaattattccatgagaatCATGATTGtcatgaaagcatacgataaggtttgccttgaaacaaactgaaatcgaatgtattatttagtgaaaatgttcactgaccattaTTTTCCTTCATGATAGGGCATGAGAGCAACTGTTCATGAAGCCCCCATCTTAacgggcgttcaagcgaaaacttttAAAACAAGTTCTgccacagtgatagtgacaacagagcACAAcaaagctgcacacaaaacagagaatagaacttactaaacatgtctgaagagtttgtagttgaagaatttatgcatttctatgcccagccttattttttggaGTCcttggaaatcaaacagaaacatagaggcaACAGGCAGCCACAGTCTTAACTTGATGGCAAAAAATacgcaataaaatgtatttttgtcctaaccagcagtgacgagCCACGATACATTCTATCaattgcttgttttctatttttaacaTCGCACGGTAACTTCGTCCACTGTAAACTGGCACTGGTCCAACTACTAAAAAAATAAGGctaggcatagaaatgcatcaattcttcgactacaaactcttcagacaggTTTagaaagttctgttctctgttttgtgtgcagctgtgttgtgttcttctGTCACTATCGCTGTGGCGGACctgcttttaaataaaacaatgtttttgctTGAATGCCCCAATGCCGCAGGGGGCTtcatgaactgttgctctcgttcCCGATCAAGAATGTGCACAGAAGATCAATGGTCAGTGAAAATTTTCACTAAATAACTTATTCAATTTCagattgtttctcaccaaaccttatcgtatgctttcataacaatcatgagaatgatttttttgttcttttgaagcttgaagatgtggtcaccataaactgccattgtatgacatcactgagcacaacattttttcacaatttctccctttgtgttaaaaaagaaagaaagacatatagggttataacaacacaggggtgagtaaacaatgactgaattgtaatttttgggtgaactattcctttaataacacaacaaaacattaaacaccctttacattcatcttgcacaaagtcACATTAACATTTACTCGTGCCATGCAAATCATGTTGAGAaatagaaatcccctgcccaaTTTCAGTTAAACTGAAAAAGTTAATTAAACTTagaacaataaaacaaatcagtttacttacaattacacacacacacacacacacacacacacacacacacacacacacacacacacacacacacacacacattaccttTGCTCATTAATAAGGTTACGGACTtaaccaaaaaaagaaaacataaaataataggaGAAAATTGTATACTCAGTAAAAATCAATATGACTGAGAATACAACCAGATtaagtgaacatttttaaatcatcatGCCACTTGAGTTTTAAGAGCTTGCTAATAGCTTTATTAGACATAATATTTAAGGCAACTAACCAGTTATCAAGACACTGGACTACAACCATGTGATCAATTTATGTTGTAACCCTGACAACACAGCCCCAAAGGAGTGCTCAATAATGGCATAGGGCCAAACCTCTGAACCCTGATCACCAAGCTTGACTTGTGAGGTTATTAACCCTCATCTACCAGGATCACCTTAACAACCTCTGCACCTTGAACGGCCACTCAGTTATGTCCATTACCCTAAATGTCAACCTCAGGCTTTGTGTCACATGATTGGCTCTTTAGACAGCATTTCTGAGGCTTCCACCACACTCAACCTCACTTGAGAGGAGAATGTGTCCACATAGCCTACAGACACAATCACAAATGCCTCTGACAGCACAGGCTGTACTGTTGCAAAGCCATGGATAAGGATTACAATAAATAAGGCATTTCTTCACCATGCAAACAGTCAATTAACTAACTTGTTGTCTACTTCAGTCACCCAGTGTTTAGAGATCAACTGATATTGTCACAATAAACAAATAGTGACAGTTTCCCCAAGTAGTtttataaacagtttaaatatgtTTCTTTAGATCTGTATTTTTACAATTCAAACAGTATAGCTTGCTCTCATTGTGGTGTTGTAAACTGTCTCCGCCCACTACGGAGACACGTGGAAGGGACAGATCTCCCGCAGAGACCGACCACTTCCGCAATCTGTAGAAAATAAACCGTCAAAAACTGAAACGCGAAGACGTTCAATGCTCACCCAGCACATGATCCAGCGACCATATGGCGAGCATAGTAGAATAATTAACAACCTTTACAGCTATAAAACCCGAGATCGGAGGTTAGCGAGCATCTGCTCAACGAGAAGCAAAGATAAACGGAGCTTCgtgaaacggacacacacacgcacgcgcacgggGGGGAAGGGGTGGTCATCGAATACATTTCCTAAACTAAGAAGAAACAAATACAGAAAACAATCAGTCAACGATAAACACTGATATGTGTAAGCACACACGTACCTTTCCTCCGCTCGAGCGTGTGGAGTTTGGCGAGTTGTTGTCTTTTACCGGGAGACTCGTCCGTTGGACTCGCAGCTGCTCTGTTCCTCTCAAACGCTGCATTTGCGGCGATGGTCGTCGTCGTCGGTGTTTTCCGGTCGGGTTACGTTACAATCACATGACTGTCTAAAAGGGCTTAGAAACAGTGGTTGTAAAACCCACTTCCCTGGGGTGCCAAAACAAACGGTCTTTGGCGGTAATAGCCGCCAAATAGAAGTAGTGAACGTTATGTTGTCATTCCCCTCTCTCTCGTGTTTACGATACGATATGAATTTTGGGCAATCGTTCATTCATGAGAAATGAAATGTCTCGTTGGTGAACGTTACACATAACCGGATTTTGGTGGAGCTAGATAGCCGTAGGTCACCCTACCCACCCCCACATGAAGATAACGTATCGAGACAGATGCATGAGGCAGGAGTGTTTGCATTTCAGTTGACAGACTCTACATTTACTCCGGATAAATGAACACATAAGAAATAAGCTTATAATGTAAAGCCCGATGATCTCACAGGCAACAATAAACGCAATTaagtttattatattttaacaatatttttttccaacTATGTGTTTTTAATACTGGCTGGTTTCATTTGTCTGAAAATGTTATATAATTACAAAAaacgttttattacatttattaaataattaattaaattccgtgctttaaaatacatttatttgtgaatGGAATAGTGTAGAATGGGAgtaaaggcacaccttaaagatttttattttttattttttttactggtcacaACCTTGGTCACAAATTGTATCaaggtttaatatatatatatatatatatatatatatatatatatatatatatatatatatatatatatatatatatatatatttgatggagcaacataattcgTGTGAAAATAAAACATAACGGATggttgttttatgtatttattttgaaccCTAACACTTACCCCATTAAATAACCATTACTTACTGAATGgttattttaaaaaaacttttgatttattcacatttaaaaaaactgaaaattataattattttgcctaaaaagtaaataaatgggATAATTTTAGGGATTTATATAAGCTAcataaatgtacaacatttaaaaatgattaaatatttgatCGGATTACCTCAAAGTCAAACTTGAATCAAACCCTGTTGTACCCTAATCATACAAAAATATCATGTGATGGAAGTTACTATATATTGGAGAGCTATTATTGCAATATTAAGACAAACTGCTTTTTAAACTTAGATTTTAcctgtgtgtttatgtatttgcAGCAGTATGTTATTATATTGCAcaagttgttgtttttgattTCCTTGCAGTCATTAAATATTGGGATCAATGTCAATCAACATTTTACTCCAAAAAACATTCAATTGAAAACCTCTTTTATTTACTAAGGTGTTTCaggaaaaaggggataaaacatTTGATGTGCTGCATGGCTACTGTAAGGTTGCTGAACAAATGGAAACATTTgactttatttccttttaaaagcCTCATTGTATCCTTTGTAAGGCTCTTGTGTTTTTGTTCTAATTAATCAAGGAATTTCATATTAACAAATGAATGTAACCCTCTAGTTTTCAgccaaactttattttatttgttatattttcttATAATGATACTGTTTAGTCTTACAACAGCTACATTTTGTTGTAAGAGAGATCATTTTCCCTAACAACAGGTACTTTTTGTGAATGACCCTGAGTATATAATTGGTTCCATTTTATTTTGAGCAGTGCAAATGGATATAGTAAAAAAGATTCACCTTACTTGTGTCCAGAGGTACTGAGTTTTCATTATACTTTAGTGGACAGGATGTGAACTGGCATGACCAGGCCTGCCAGAGATGTCAGGAAGCATGGGGGAATGACATGCACAAATACAGAATTGTGTGTGTTATTCACAAAAAATGTGAGAAAATATTAGCAAAATATAATAGTCTAAAAAAACCTGGGCATTTTAGTGTGTAAAATGAGGATGTCAGTTTCAGATAAAGTTGTGGGTTTTGCAAAAAAGAACAAGGAAAGGGAAGTTGGGGAGTGGTGTCTCCATACAGAGTAAACAAGCTGTCTGTTAGGGCCATGTTGTCTGGTGACAAAGACATTTGGGAGAATGGTTACCAGTTTCTGAAAATCATATTAGCATtcttaaataacaaaatgttgtaGTCTAAGAAAAATTGCTGACAGACTACAAAAATGTAAGAGAAGTCTAGAAGTTAGTATACAGTAAATGACCGATACCAACAAAGCACCCTTggtgcactgcaaaaaatccgtaattttaacggtaaaagtctgtaaaaatgctacagtgaaaaacataaaaaagtgaaATGGTTACCAGGCAGttaccttaaaataaaaaattataatatattttaaaagacaatacatgaaAATTCacggtaaaatgttgtaaaaatgaccttttttctatgtaaaaattatgattttactatataattaatggtaaacaattatgtttaacaagagagtacatgtactttttacagtaaattattgttaaatttatggtaaaaaacaaCAATCGGTAAAAAAAAGACACTTTGTtttcacatttcaatttcataaaaaaattccaTCATATTGAATCGATTTATCGGATcttgaacaaaataaaacaataataaaaaatatatatatatattttaagttttatttaattcTGTTAATTTGAAGggaattttgtaattaaattgaaatgcttatcgatcttaaaaataggctaaaatattttttgagtttatttatgttatttgatTGAATTATATGCTATGCATGCTGTAATTTCCATATCAAACAAGAagtaaacaatcataaataatatgttttatttcagcAATACGTTTTTCGGTCATTGATCAGGTGTCCAGGAATTTAACAGGGCCAAGTTGGCAACCCTAGATTCAGATTATTGACAGTAAATCAGTAACAACCCCTTAGATACTTATTGAAGATCTCATAGTCATAGCAAGGCATATCCTGAGCCATTCAAATTTAGATGTAAATGACATGTTGGCCCTACAGTTTGAATCATGTTTAGATCAGTTTGGGGTAAATTACTTGAacatagtaatccactacaaattaattatttcctctaaaattgttatcagattactttactaattatttcattgaaaaagtaatcacattactaattactttacttttaagtttctaaaacacttttctgctcaacaaactcaaaataatgtctatatttcttttgttcattgttatacactcagcacctcacattacTCCTTCACATTGACTC
This window encodes:
- the LOC127621691 gene encoding zinc finger and BTB domain-containing protein 2-like isoform X2, yielding MELANHGLILLQQLNAQREFGFLCDCTVAIGDVFFKAHKAVLAAFSNYFRMLFIHQDSDCVRLKPGDIQPDIFSYLLNLMYTGKLATQLIDPARLEQGVKFLHAYPLIQEASLTSHSAFSHPEVSLPLSSSLYGIQISDQQASIANPARTHLFSPFDLEGSGLLDGKSVNTNKAATSLTRPGSRYRHTLSETEVEASASTSQFLKESTEMETSAGEAPTCSLNTNTILHVKPSIMRRSFSMRKHYTCHVCSVRFPQRGALREHLLLHTQAMLPLVLEPGGAASPMATGGAATPEVEEVFRGGEAAAATPVIVDIAGDSEQPLYSKDSQHAETAMPVPTTMAVSLYTMQSQADTPPPSDIADIDNLEGAADMEREVKRRKYECSTCGRKFIQKSHWREHMYIHTGKPYRCSACGKSFCRANQAARHVCMNQGSEPAYTMVDRQSMELCAADDSSQMEALFLGSSGRPYKCNVCEMTFSSPSEVIKHLCFNQAALTGGAAIGMGVIGLNSDNLAKDEGSDSSSGGALITPIKTEECFVE
- the LOC127621691 gene encoding zinc finger and BTB domain-containing protein 2-like isoform X1, yielding MELANHGLILLQQLNAQREFGFLCDCTVAIGDVFFKAHKAVLAAFSNYFRMLFIHQDRHNSSLRYIISDCVRLKPGDIQPDIFSYLLNLMYTGKLATQLIDPARLEQGVKFLHAYPLIQEASLTSHSAFSHPEVSLPLSSSLYGIQISDQQASIANPARTHLFSPFDLEGSGLLDGKSVNTNKAATSLTRPGSRYRHTLSETEVEASASTSQFLKESTEMETSAGEAPTCSLNTNTILHVKPSIMRRSFSMRKHYTCHVCSVRFPQRGALREHLLLHTQAMLPLVLEPGGAASPMATGGAATPEVEEVFRGGEAAAATPVIVDIAGDSEQPLYSKDSQHAETAMPVPTTMAVSLYTMQSQADTPPPSDIADIDNLEGAADMEREVKRRKYECSTCGRKFIQKSHWREHMYIHTGKPYRCSACGKSFCRANQAARHVCMNQGSEPAYTMVDRQSMELCAADDSSQMEALFLGSSGRPYKCNVCEMTFSSPSEVIKHLCFNQAALTGGAAIGMGVIGLNSDNLAKDEGSDSSSGGALITPIKTEECFVE